GGGCCTGCTGCTGACGCCAGGCTCGGTAGAGGACTTCGTCAAGTTCCAGCGCGACGACATGGCCGCCTCGCAGAAGATCATCACGGAAGGCAACATCCGTGTCGAGTGAACGGCGGCACGCCGTCGTCACGGGCAGCAGCTCGGGCATCGGCTTGGCCATCGCCCAGCGGTTGCTGGACGACGGCTGGCAGGTCACCGGTTTCGACTTGGCGCCAGCGACGCTCGCGCACGCCGCCTTCACGGCCGTCGCGGTCGACCTGCGCGACGGTGCGGCCACCGCGCAGGCGAGCCGCGCCGCGCTGGACGGCGGCGCCGTCGATGCACTGGTGCATGCGGCCGGCGTGCTGCGCGTGGGGCCGCTCGGCGCGCTCGACGCCGACGCGGGCCGGCTGATGTGGCAGCTGCATGTCGATGCGTTGACGCGCATCGCCGACGTGCTCGTGCCGCGCATGCAGCAGGCGGGCCATGGCCGTGTCGTCGTGGTCGGCAGCCGCGTCGCGCGTGGCATGGCGGGCCGCAGCCAGTACGCGGCGACCAAGGCCGCGCTCGTGGCGCTGGCGCGCAGCTGGGCCGCGGAGGTCGTCGCCAGCGGCGTGACCGTCAACGTCGTCTCGCCCGCCGCCACAGCGACGGCCATGCTCGACGACCCCGCGCGCCAGTCGGCGGCACCGCGCGTACCGCCGCTGGGCCGCCTGATCCAGCCGCAAGAGATCGCTGCGCTGGTGGCCTACCTGCTGTCGCCCGATGCGGCGGCGATCACGGGGCAGGAGATCCAGATCTGCGGTGGGGCCTCGCTGTGACCTCGCCGCTCGGTCCGGATCCCGCCGCACCGGTTGGCCTCGTCGGCCTCGGCCTGGTGGGCAACGCGCTGGCACAACGCCTGGCGACCGCCGGCTTCGAAGTCATGGGCTATGACATCCGCGAGGAAGCGCGTGCGGCGTTCCAGGCCACGCACGGGCGTGTCGCCGCCTCGCCGCGCGCGATCGGCGCCGTCTGCCCGGTCGTCGTGCTCGCCGTGTTCGACACGGCCGGCGCCATCGAGGCCATCGAAGGCCCGGAGGGCCTCATCGCAGGCGGCGCGGTGCGCGCGGTCATCGACTGCTCGACCGGCATCCCCGAGGCCCTCGAAGCCCTCGCACAACGGCTGGGCGCACGCCACATCGACCTCGTCGAAGCGCCGCTGTCGGGTTCGAGCCGCCAGATCGCAGCAGGCGACGCCACGCTGCTGCTGGGCGGCGATGGCGCAGCGATCGACGCGCTGGCGCCCTGGCTGTCGGCGCTGTCGTCCAAGCGCATCCACGTCGGCGGTGCCGGTGCCGGCGCGCGCGCCAAGCTCGCGACGAACCTGGTGCTCGGCCTCAACCGCGCCGCGCTGGCCGAAGGCATGGTGCTCGCCGAATCGATGGGCATCGCGCCGGCGCGTTTTCTCGAACTCGTGCTGGCCACGCCGGCGCGTTCCGACGCCGCGCTGGCCAAGGGCGCGATGATGGTGGCCGAGGACTTCGCGCCGCAGTCGCGCATCCGCCAGCATCTGAAGGACGTCGACCTGATGCTCGACAACGGCCGCCGCAGCGGGCAACGACTGCCGCTGTCCGAAACCCACGCCGCGCTGATGCGCGCCGCCGTTGCTGCAGGTGACGGCGAACTCGACAACGCCGCGATCCTGCGCCAGCTGCGACGCGAGCGGACCCCACCCACCTCCACCGACCCCCATTGAGATTCCGATGCGCGACTTCTCGCAGAACCACGACTGGCTTTCCATCAACACCGCGACGGTGCGCAAGCAACGCGGCGCCGAGGTGCCGCTCGACCGCATCATCGACCAGTGCGCCGAGCGCGGCATCCGCGCGATCAGCCCCTGGCGCGACCAGGTCGCCGCCGTCGGCCTCGACAAGATCGCAAAGCAATTGAAGGCGCACGGCATCGGCCTGTCGGGCTACTGCCGCGGCGGCTTCTTCCCGGCGCCCGATGCGGCCGGCCTGAAGGCCGCGCTCAACGACAACCGCCGCGCCATCGACGAAGCGAAGACTTTGAATGCGCCCTGCCTGGTGCTGGTGGTGGGCGCCCTGCCCGGCGCGCTCGACGGCAAGGCCGCCTACACCGACATCGCCCGCGCCCGCAACGAGGTGCGCGACGGCATCGCGGCATCGCTGGACTACGCGCGCGAGGTCGGCATGCCGCTGGCCATCGAGCCGCTGCACCCGATGCAGGCGGCCGACCGTGCGTGCATCAACACGCTCGAGCACGCCCTGGACATCTGCGATGAGCTCGACGCAGGCAAGACCGGCATGCTCGGCGTGGCACTCGACATCTACCACGTGTGGTGGGACCCGAAGCTGCAGCAGCAGATCGCACGCGCCGGGAAGGAGCGTCTGCTGGCCTACCACGTGTGCGACTGGCTCACGCCGACGCGCGACCTGCTCAGCGACCGCGGGATGATGGGCGACGGCATCGTCGAGCTCCAGAAGATCCGCGGCTGGGTCGAGGCGGCGGGCTTCGACGGCTTCAGCGAAGTGGAGATCTTCTCGATGCTCGACTGGTGGAAGCGCCCTGGCGAGGAAACGCTGGACGTCTGCATCGACAGGCACAAGCGCGCGGTCTGATCGTTCGTCGGACGAGCGCCTGCCCGCACGGCGGGAGCCTGTCTTTTCGCAGGCTGCACTCCGCCCCGGAAACGGACCGGCCCCGGTGAGTCGATGTGCGCCGATCAGACTTTCACGGGGACGTGGAAGTCGATGAACGACCCTGGCTTCTGCGGATCAAAACGGCCATCGTAGAGCTCGAAGTCAGGTCCCTCGATCACCGTCAAGCGCGAGGCCGGAATCAACTCGCCCCAGATCGCGGCCATCGCCTGCTTGATCTGCGGGTGCAGCGCCGTGCCATCGAGTGTGATGCGGAACACGGCATAGGTCGCTGCCGGGATCTCGATCGTCGAGAAGCCTGGCGGCGGCGCGCAGGCGGCCTCGACGCGGACACCTGCCATGTACTGAAAGCAGCCCTCCGTCTTGTCCACATGGGAGACAACGCCGTAGGTGGCCCAGCTTTCGACCTGGCCTGCGATTGGCAGAGCGCCGATCAACGCGGACCACAGGTGTGGAATCTCCGCCTTGGTGGCCTCGTCGAATCGGCGCGCCGGGCCAGCGACGCGGAAAGCGGGCATCGCCACCAGCCCTCGCAGGCAAACGACGGACGTGTTCTGGTCGGTAGGGAGGTTCATAGGATATTGGCCTTCGATGGGTTCGACCGCGAATCCGGTGCGGAACCGGCCCGGGGAGACGCCGAACAGGC
The sequence above is drawn from the Variovorax sp. J2L1-78 genome and encodes:
- a CDS encoding SDR family NAD(P)-dependent oxidoreductase gives rise to the protein MSSERRHAVVTGSSSGIGLAIAQRLLDDGWQVTGFDLAPATLAHAAFTAVAVDLRDGAATAQASRAALDGGAVDALVHAAGVLRVGPLGALDADAGRLMWQLHVDALTRIADVLVPRMQQAGHGRVVVVGSRVARGMAGRSQYAATKAALVALARSWAAEVVASGVTVNVVSPAATATAMLDDPARQSAAPRVPPLGRLIQPQEIAALVAYLLSPDAAAITGQEIQICGGASL
- a CDS encoding NAD(P)-dependent oxidoreductase, with protein sequence MTSPLGPDPAAPVGLVGLGLVGNALAQRLATAGFEVMGYDIREEARAAFQATHGRVAASPRAIGAVCPVVVLAVFDTAGAIEAIEGPEGLIAGGAVRAVIDCSTGIPEALEALAQRLGARHIDLVEAPLSGSSRQIAAGDATLLLGGDGAAIDALAPWLSALSSKRIHVGGAGAGARAKLATNLVLGLNRAALAEGMVLAESMGIAPARFLELVLATPARSDAALAKGAMMVAEDFAPQSRIRQHLKDVDLMLDNGRRSGQRLPLSETHAALMRAAVAAGDGELDNAAILRQLRRERTPPTSTDPH
- a CDS encoding sugar phosphate isomerase/epimerase family protein, yielding MRDFSQNHDWLSINTATVRKQRGAEVPLDRIIDQCAERGIRAISPWRDQVAAVGLDKIAKQLKAHGIGLSGYCRGGFFPAPDAAGLKAALNDNRRAIDEAKTLNAPCLVLVVGALPGALDGKAAYTDIARARNEVRDGIAASLDYAREVGMPLAIEPLHPMQAADRACINTLEHALDICDELDAGKTGMLGVALDIYHVWWDPKLQQQIARAGKERLLAYHVCDWLTPTRDLLSDRGMMGDGIVELQKIRGWVEAAGFDGFSEVEIFSMLDWWKRPGEETLDVCIDRHKRAV
- a CDS encoding AraC family transcriptional regulator — encoded protein: MNSTRPLVLDPLPGVVAWIEQQLDRSLTLEQVAARVGLSPYHFSRLFTARMGRSVMAHVRGRRLVRGARRLCDEPNLKLVDLAFDCGFESQEAFTRAFKRLFGVSPGRFRTGFAVEPIEGQYPMNLPTDQNTSVVCLRGLVAMPAFRVAGPARRFDEATKAEIPHLWSALIGALPIAGQVESWATYGVVSHVDKTEGCFQYMAGVRVEAACAPPPGFSTIEIPAATYAVFRITLDGTALHPQIKQAMAAIWGELIPASRLTVIEGPDFELYDGRFDPQKPGSFIDFHVPVKV